A genome region from Streptomyces sp. NBC_01296 includes the following:
- a CDS encoding penicillin acylase family protein has product MPANETAPPVKKRGRRARLIVLVLVLALLAGFGYGTYWSMDNVRASFPQATGTLKVPGLTGTVEVKRDSHGIPQLYADNDDDLFRAQGFVHAQDRFWEMDVRRHMTSGRLSEMFGSGQVETDAFLRTLGWRQVAQAEYDTKLSAETKKYLQAYADGVNAYLKGKSGKDLSVEHATLKLSDDYRPEQWTPVDSVAWLKAMAWDLRGNMQDEIDRALMSNKLTQAQIDELYPPYPFDRNKAIVDGGKIDGGKYTPQGGGAAAGSTGTGSGKGSGSAAGSQASTTGSQPSPTGLADDTTAQGATVGLRNSLTSLAKTLDKVPAILGPNGSGIGSNSWVVSGQYTTTGKPLLANDPHLSPQLPSVWYQMGLHCRAVSNQCKYDLAGYTFSGMPGVVIGHNADIAWGMTNLGADVTDLYLEQVKPEGYVYDNKVVPFTTREEVIKIAGGTSKKITVRTTNNGPLISDRSEELGTVGSRAPVSSSAPDRGNGYAVALRWTALDPGKSMDAVFALDRAKDFAGFRAAARDFEVPSQNLIYADTKGNIGYQAPGRIPMRGSGDGRMPAPGWDSKYAWKGGKDGNAGYIPQDEMPYDYNPARGYIVTANQAVVESGTGAGKYPYVLTTDWGYGARSQRINDLIEAKIKDNGKISTDDMRTMQMDNSSEIAALLTPMLAKIEVSDPDVRSAQKLLEGWNYTQEPDSAAAAYFNAVWRNILKLSFGDKMPKELRIEGSCMNVREESGGPVDDLAKTVRECGTRDSDSAQPDGGDRWFEVVRRLVKDEKSAWWQTPAARNQPATATRDQLFARAMKDARWELTAKLGKDQSTWSWGRLHQLTLKNQTIGTEGPGFMQWLLNRGPWNLGGGEATVNATGWNASSGYGVTWVPSMRMIVNLSDLDKSRWINLTGASGHAYHDNYYDQTDMWAKGELLDWPFGKEAVDKATAETLTLKP; this is encoded by the coding sequence ATGCCCGCCAACGAAACCGCTCCTCCCGTCAAGAAGAGGGGACGACGCGCCCGTCTGATCGTGCTCGTGCTGGTCCTGGCGCTCCTCGCGGGCTTCGGGTACGGGACGTACTGGAGCATGGACAACGTCCGTGCCTCGTTCCCCCAGGCCACCGGCACCCTCAAGGTCCCCGGCCTGACCGGGACCGTCGAGGTCAAGCGCGACTCCCACGGCATTCCCCAGCTCTACGCCGACAACGACGACGACCTCTTCCGCGCCCAGGGCTTCGTCCACGCCCAGGACCGCTTCTGGGAGATGGACGTCCGCCGCCACATGACCTCCGGCCGGCTCTCCGAGATGTTCGGGTCCGGCCAGGTCGAGACCGACGCCTTCCTGCGCACGCTCGGCTGGCGCCAGGTCGCGCAGGCGGAGTACGACACGAAGCTCTCGGCCGAGACGAAGAAGTACCTGCAGGCCTACGCCGACGGGGTCAACGCGTACCTGAAGGGGAAGTCCGGCAAGGACCTCTCCGTCGAGCACGCCACCCTCAAGCTCAGCGACGACTACCGGCCCGAGCAGTGGACCCCGGTGGACTCGGTGGCCTGGCTCAAGGCGATGGCGTGGGACCTGCGCGGCAACATGCAGGACGAGATCGACCGCGCGCTGATGTCCAACAAGCTCACGCAGGCGCAGATCGACGAGCTCTACCCGCCGTACCCCTTCGACCGGAACAAGGCGATCGTCGACGGCGGCAAGATCGACGGCGGGAAGTACACGCCGCAGGGCGGCGGCGCGGCCGCCGGCTCCACGGGAACGGGCTCCGGCAAGGGTTCCGGCAGCGCCGCCGGCTCGCAGGCCTCGACCACCGGCTCGCAGCCCTCGCCCACCGGCCTCGCGGACGACACCACCGCCCAGGGCGCCACCGTGGGCCTGCGCAACTCGCTGACCTCCCTCGCCAAGACCCTGGACAAGGTCCCCGCGATCCTCGGCCCCAACGGCAGCGGCATCGGCTCGAACTCCTGGGTCGTCTCCGGCCAGTACACGACCACCGGCAAGCCGCTGCTCGCGAACGACCCGCACCTGTCCCCGCAGCTGCCCTCGGTCTGGTACCAGATGGGCCTGCACTGCCGCGCGGTCTCGAACCAGTGCAAGTACGACCTCGCCGGCTACACCTTCTCCGGCATGCCCGGCGTGGTCATAGGCCACAACGCCGACATCGCCTGGGGCATGACCAACCTCGGCGCCGACGTCACCGACCTCTACCTCGAGCAGGTCAAGCCCGAGGGCTACGTCTACGACAACAAGGTGGTCCCCTTCACGACCCGTGAAGAGGTCATCAAGATCGCGGGCGGCACCAGCAAGAAGATCACCGTCCGCACCACCAACAACGGCCCGCTGATCTCCGACCGCAGCGAGGAGCTCGGCACGGTCGGCAGCCGCGCCCCCGTCTCCAGCTCGGCCCCCGACCGCGGCAACGGCTACGCCGTCGCCCTGCGCTGGACCGCCCTGGACCCGGGCAAGTCGATGGACGCCGTCTTCGCCCTCGACCGGGCCAAGGACTTCGCCGGCTTCCGGGCCGCCGCCCGCGACTTCGAGGTGCCGTCCCAGAACCTGATCTACGCCGACACCAAGGGCAACATCGGCTACCAGGCCCCGGGCCGCATCCCGATGCGCGGCTCCGGCGACGGCCGCATGCCGGCCCCGGGCTGGGACTCCAAGTACGCCTGGAAGGGCGGCAAGGACGGGAACGCGGGATACATCCCGCAGGACGAGATGCCGTACGACTACAACCCGGCGCGCGGCTACATCGTCACCGCGAACCAGGCCGTCGTGGAGAGCGGGACCGGCGCGGGCAAGTACCCGTACGTGCTGACCACCGACTGGGGCTACGGCGCCCGCAGCCAGCGGATCAACGACCTCATCGAGGCGAAGATCAAGGACAACGGCAAGATCTCCACCGACGACATGCGCACCATGCAGATGGACAACAGCAGCGAGATCGCCGCGCTGCTCACCCCGATGCTGGCCAAGATCGAGGTCTCGGACCCCGACGTGCGCTCCGCGCAGAAGTTGCTGGAGGGCTGGAACTACACGCAGGAGCCCGACTCGGCGGCGGCCGCGTACTTCAACGCGGTCTGGCGCAACATCCTCAAGCTGTCCTTCGGCGACAAGATGCCGAAGGAGCTGCGGATCGAGGGCAGCTGCATGAACGTCCGGGAGGAGAGCGGCGGTCCGGTCGACGACCTGGCCAAGACGGTCCGCGAATGCGGTACGCGCGACTCCGACTCGGCGCAGCCGGACGGCGGCGACCGCTGGTTCGAGGTGGTCCGGCGCCTGGTCAAGGACGAGAAGTCGGCCTGGTGGCAGACGCCCGCCGCCCGCAACCAGCCGGCGACCGCCACCCGCGACCAGCTGTTCGCGCGGGCCATGAAGGACGCCCGCTGGGAGCTGACCGCCAAGCTCGGCAAGGACCAGTCCACCTGGAGCTGGGGCCGCCTGCACCAGCTGACGCTGAAGAACCAGACCATAGGCACCGAGGGCCCCGGCTTCATGCAGTGGCTCCTCAACCGCGGCCCGTGGAACCTGGGCGGCGGCGAGGCCACCGTGAACGCGACCGGCTGGAACGCCTCCAGCGGGTACGGGGTCACCTGGGTCCCGTCGATGCGCATGATCGTGAACCTCAGTGACCTGGACAAGTCCCGCTGGATCAACCTGACCGGCGCCTCGGGCCACGCGTACCACGACAACTACTACGACCAGACGGACATGTGGGCCAAGGGCGAGCTGCTGGACTGGCCCTTCGGCAAGGAGGCCGTGGACAAGGCGACGGCGGAGACGCTGACGCTCAAGCCGTGA
- a CDS encoding MFS transporter: MTSAVTTDKSARPGYGQLLRTPGAIGFVLPGFAARLPFGMLTISILLLVQHTTGSYGSAGIVAAVTGVSMALSAPVMGKLTDRRGQSAVLVPVVLMHSAAVIALVVLALLGAPVWALALAAVPAGASVPQVGPMVRARWAARLEGSPLLPTAAAFESVTDEFTFVVGPVLATALCTGVHPAAGLITEAALTLAGGLVFAAQRATQPKLHAAAAEGQKHASALSFPGLRVLIVAFLGIGAVFGGMQVSLAAFSNEIGNPGANGLLYGVFAAGNMTAGIACGAIAWKIGPRRRLLLGYAGLTVAASVLWTAHSMVLLGALGLVVGLCIAPALITGYTMIESLIPANARTEAFTWLTGAVAFGQATAVTLAGRLTDAHGSSYGFLVPMAGTVLALATLLALRSKLAPKAPSRIISSSAGSPAAAAPEVPGARVNERGLGHRVPVTVD; this comes from the coding sequence GTGACATCCGCGGTCACGACCGACAAGTCCGCACGCCCCGGTTACGGGCAGCTCCTGCGCACGCCCGGCGCCATCGGCTTCGTTCTCCCGGGATTCGCCGCCCGGCTCCCGTTCGGCATGCTGACCATCAGCATCCTGCTGCTCGTGCAGCACACCACCGGCTCCTACGGCAGCGCCGGCATCGTCGCCGCCGTCACCGGTGTCTCGATGGCGCTGTCCGCCCCGGTGATGGGCAAGCTCACCGACCGCCGCGGCCAGAGCGCCGTCCTGGTCCCCGTCGTCCTCATGCACTCCGCCGCCGTCATCGCCCTCGTGGTGCTCGCGCTGCTGGGCGCCCCCGTGTGGGCACTGGCGCTGGCCGCCGTCCCGGCCGGCGCCTCCGTCCCGCAGGTCGGACCGATGGTCCGGGCCCGCTGGGCGGCCAGGCTCGAGGGCTCCCCGCTGCTGCCGACGGCCGCCGCGTTCGAGTCCGTCACCGACGAGTTCACCTTCGTCGTCGGCCCGGTGCTGGCGACCGCCCTGTGCACCGGCGTCCACCCGGCCGCCGGTCTGATCACCGAGGCCGCCCTCACGTTGGCCGGCGGTCTGGTCTTCGCGGCCCAGCGCGCCACGCAGCCCAAGCTGCACGCCGCCGCGGCCGAGGGCCAGAAGCATGCCTCCGCGCTGTCCTTCCCGGGCCTGCGCGTCCTGATCGTGGCCTTCCTCGGCATCGGCGCCGTCTTCGGCGGCATGCAGGTGTCGCTGGCCGCCTTCTCGAACGAGATCGGCAACCCCGGTGCGAACGGCCTGCTCTACGGCGTCTTCGCGGCCGGCAACATGACCGCGGGCATCGCCTGCGGCGCCATCGCCTGGAAGATCGGCCCGCGCCGCCGGCTGCTGCTCGGCTACGCCGGCCTCACCGTGGCCGCCTCGGTCCTGTGGACCGCCCACTCGATGGTCCTGCTGGGCGCGCTCGGCCTGGTCGTCGGCCTGTGCATCGCCCCGGCCCTGATCACCGGCTACACGATGATCGAATCGCTGATCCCGGCGAACGCCCGGACCGAGGCCTTCACCTGGCTGACCGGCGCGGTCGCCTTCGGTCAGGCCACCGCCGTGACCCTGGCCGGCCGTCTGACGGACGCGCACGGGTCCTCGTACGGCTTCCTGGTGCCCATGGCGGGCACCGTGCTGGCGCTGGCGACCCTGCTCGCGCTGCGCTCGAAGCTGGCTCCGAAGGCCCCGAGCCGGATCATCAGCTCGTCGGCGGGATCGCCTGCGGCCGCTGCTCCGGAGGTCCCTGGTGCGCGGGTGAACGAGCGTGGTCTCGGTCACCGCGTGCCGGTGACGGTGGACTGA
- the glp gene encoding molybdotransferase-like divisome protein Glp, translating into MSSRAPQDTGHGAQRLWSVDEHLADVLAAIRPLEPIELQLLDAQGCVLVEDVTVPVALPPFDNSSMDGYAVRTADVQGASEEFPAVLTVIGDVAAGSGELPTVGPGQAARIMTGAPLPPGAEAVVPVEWTDGGSGGGAAAGMTPASAAPEGAGGEVRVHRAAEARAHVRSRGSDVQAGDLALAAGTVLGPPQIALLAAIGRGTVRVRPRPRVVVLSTGSELVQPGESLAAGTIYDSNSFALAAAARDAGAIAYRVGAVADDAETLRSTIEDQLIRADLLVTTGGVSVGAYDVVKEALSSVGTAEDEPDGGRMDFRKLAMQPGKPQGFGTVGPDHTPLLALPGNPVSSYVSFELFVRPAIRALMGLADVNRPSVRAALKADKALGSPAGRRQFLRGTYDAESGTVSPVGGSGSHLIAALAHADSLMVVPEDVTSVEPGAELEVVLLG; encoded by the coding sequence TTGAGCAGCCGCGCACCGCAGGACACCGGCCACGGCGCCCAGCGCCTGTGGTCGGTCGACGAGCACCTCGCGGACGTCCTCGCCGCCATCCGGCCGCTGGAGCCCATCGAGCTCCAGCTGCTCGACGCCCAGGGCTGTGTCCTGGTCGAGGACGTCACCGTGCCCGTCGCCCTCCCGCCCTTCGACAACAGCTCCATGGACGGGTACGCCGTCCGCACGGCCGATGTCCAGGGCGCGAGCGAGGAGTTCCCCGCGGTGCTGACGGTCATCGGGGACGTGGCGGCGGGCAGCGGAGAGCTGCCCACCGTCGGCCCCGGCCAGGCCGCCCGCATCATGACGGGCGCCCCGCTGCCTCCGGGGGCCGAGGCCGTCGTGCCGGTCGAGTGGACCGACGGCGGCAGCGGCGGCGGCGCGGCCGCCGGCATGACCCCGGCCAGCGCGGCCCCCGAGGGCGCGGGCGGCGAGGTGCGGGTGCACCGGGCCGCGGAGGCCCGGGCGCACGTACGCTCGCGCGGCAGCGACGTCCAGGCCGGGGACCTCGCCCTGGCCGCCGGCACGGTGCTCGGCCCGCCGCAGATCGCGCTCCTCGCGGCCATCGGGCGGGGCACCGTACGGGTGCGGCCGCGCCCGCGCGTGGTCGTGCTGTCCACCGGCAGCGAGCTGGTCCAGCCGGGCGAGTCCCTGGCCGCGGGGACGATCTACGACTCGAACAGCTTCGCGCTGGCCGCCGCGGCGCGCGACGCCGGGGCGATCGCCTACCGGGTCGGGGCCGTGGCCGACGACGCCGAGACGCTGCGCTCCACCATCGAGGACCAGCTGATCCGGGCCGACCTGCTGGTCACCACGGGCGGCGTGAGCGTCGGCGCGTACGACGTGGTCAAGGAGGCGCTGTCCTCGGTGGGCACCGCCGAGGACGAGCCCGACGGCGGGCGGATGGACTTCCGCAAGCTCGCGATGCAGCCCGGCAAACCGCAGGGCTTCGGCACCGTCGGCCCGGACCACACCCCCCTGCTGGCCCTGCCCGGCAACCCGGTGTCCTCGTACGTCTCCTTCGAGCTGTTCGTACGCCCCGCGATCCGCGCACTCATGGGCCTGGCGGACGTAAACCGGCCCAGCGTGCGGGCGGCCTTGAAGGCCGACAAGGCGCTGGGCTCCCCGGCGGGCCGCCGCCAGTTCCTGCGCGGCACGTACGACGCGGAGAGCGGCACGGTCAGCCCGGTCGGCGGATCGGGGTCCCACCTGATCGCGGCCCTGGCCCACGCCGACTCGCTGATGGTCGTACCGGAGGACGTCACCTCGGTGGAGCCGGGGGCCGAGCTGGAAGTGGTCCTGCTCGGCTGA
- a CDS encoding potassium/proton antiporter produces the protein MLLVAVAAVRISSRSGLPSLLIYLGIGIAIGQDGIGNVVFDNAELTQVIGYAALVVILAEGGLGTKWKQIKPALPAAIVLSLVGVAISVGVTAAGAHYLVGLDWRQALLIGAVVSSTDAAAVFSVLRKVPLPSRITGVLEAESGFNDAPVVILVVAFATVGPVDQWYVLLGKIALELAIGVAIGLSVGFMGAYGLRHVALPASGLYPIAVMAIAVTAYAAGAMAHGSGFLAVYLAAMVLGNAKLPHWPATRGFADGLGWIAQIGMFVLLGLLVTPHELAQDFWPAVIIGLVLTMVARPLEVFVSLLPFRLPWQEQALMSWAGLRGAVPIILATIPMVTGIEGSDRVFNIVFVLVVVYTLVQGPTLPWLARKLELGAGDEGAADLGIESAPLEKLRGHLLSFAIPDASRMHGVEVSELRLPPGASVTLVVRDAKSFVPLPSTVLRRGDELLVVATDPVRDAAEARLRAVARGGKLAGWLGTGSNGA, from the coding sequence GTGCTGCTCGTCGCCGTCGCGGCGGTACGCATCTCTTCACGCAGCGGCCTCCCCAGCCTGCTCATTTACCTCGGCATAGGCATCGCGATAGGCCAGGACGGCATCGGCAACGTCGTCTTCGACAACGCCGAACTGACTCAGGTCATCGGTTACGCCGCGCTCGTCGTGATCCTCGCCGAGGGTGGTCTGGGCACCAAGTGGAAACAGATCAAGCCCGCCCTGCCGGCCGCGATCGTCCTGTCCCTGGTCGGCGTCGCGATCAGTGTCGGCGTCACGGCGGCCGGCGCGCACTACCTGGTCGGACTGGACTGGCGCCAGGCCCTGCTGATCGGCGCGGTCGTCTCCTCGACCGACGCGGCGGCCGTCTTCTCCGTCCTGCGCAAGGTGCCGCTGCCCTCGCGGATCACGGGCGTGCTGGAGGCCGAGTCGGGCTTCAACGACGCCCCCGTCGTCATCCTGGTCGTCGCCTTCGCGACCGTCGGCCCGGTGGACCAGTGGTACGTCCTGCTCGGCAAGATCGCCCTCGAGCTGGCGATCGGCGTCGCGATCGGCCTGTCGGTGGGCTTCATGGGGGCGTACGGCCTGCGGCACGTGGCCCTGCCCGCCTCCGGCCTCTACCCGATCGCCGTGATGGCGATCGCCGTGACGGCGTACGCGGCGGGCGCGATGGCGCACGGCTCGGGCTTCCTCGCCGTCTACCTGGCGGCCATGGTGCTCGGGAACGCGAAGCTCCCGCACTGGCCGGCCACGAGAGGGTTCGCCGACGGGCTCGGCTGGATCGCCCAGATCGGCATGTTCGTCCTGCTCGGCCTGCTGGTCACCCCGCACGAGCTGGCCCAGGACTTCTGGCCCGCCGTGATCATCGGGCTGGTCCTGACGATGGTGGCGCGGCCGCTGGAGGTCTTCGTCAGCCTCCTGCCGTTCCGGCTGCCCTGGCAGGAACAGGCCCTGATGTCGTGGGCGGGGCTGCGCGGCGCCGTGCCCATCATCCTGGCGACCATCCCGATGGTGACCGGGATCGAGGGCAGCGACCGCGTCTTCAACATCGTCTTCGTGCTGGTCGTCGTCTACACCCTGGTCCAGGGACCGACCCTGCCCTGGCTCGCGCGCAAGCTGGAGCTCGGCGCCGGCGACGAGGGCGCCGCCGACCTGGGGATCGAGTCGGCGCCGCTGGAGAAGCTGCGCGGGCACCTGCTGTCCTTCGCCATCCCGGACGCCTCCCGGATGCACGGCGTCGAGGTGAGCGAGCTGCGGCTGCCGCCGGGGGCGTCGGTGACGCTGGTGGTCCGGGACGCGAAGAGCTTCGTACCGCTGCCGTCGACCGTACTGCGGCGCGGGGACGAGCTGCTGGTGGTGGCCACGGATCCGGTACGGGACGCGGCGGAGGCCCGGCTGCGGGCGGTGGCGCGGGGCGGCAAGCTGGCCGGATGGCTCGGCACGGGCTCGAACGGGGCTTGA
- the moaC gene encoding cyclic pyranopterin monophosphate synthase MoaC, which yields MAAFSQGATPGPPEHSRLTHIDEAGAARMVDVSEKDVTTRTARASGRVLVSARVIELLRGEGVPKGDALATARIAGIMGAKKTPDLIPLCHPLAVSGVKVDLSVADDAVEILATVKTTDRTGVEMEALTAVAVAGLTVIDMVKAVDKGAVITDVRVEEKTGGKSGDWTRA from the coding sequence ATGGCAGCGTTTTCCCAGGGGGCGACCCCCGGACCCCCTGAGCACAGCAGGCTGACGCACATCGACGAGGCCGGCGCGGCCCGGATGGTGGACGTCTCGGAGAAGGACGTCACGACGCGGACGGCACGGGCCAGCGGGCGCGTGCTCGTCTCCGCCCGGGTGATCGAGCTGCTGCGCGGCGAGGGCGTGCCCAAGGGCGACGCCCTCGCCACCGCGCGGATCGCCGGGATCATGGGCGCGAAGAAGACCCCCGACCTGATCCCGCTCTGCCACCCGCTGGCCGTATCGGGCGTGAAGGTGGACCTCTCGGTCGCCGACGACGCCGTCGAGATCCTCGCCACCGTCAAGACCACCGACCGCACGGGCGTCGAGATGGAGGCGCTGACCGCCGTGGCGGTCGCCGGGCTCACCGTCATCGACATGGTGAAGGCCGTCGACAAGGGCGCCGTCATCACGGACGTCCGGGTGGAGGAGAAGACCGGCGGCAAGTCCGGCGACTGGACGCGCGCGTGA
- the galU gene encoding UTP--glucose-1-phosphate uridylyltransferase GalU, whose protein sequence is MTQLHPVIKKAVIPAAGLGTRFLPATKATPKEMLPVVDKPAIQYVVEEAVSAGLDDVLMITGRNKRALEDHFDRNYELESALIAKGDDDRLKKVQESSDLATMHYVRQGDPRGLGHAVLCAEPHVGDEPFAVLLGDDLIDPRDPLLRQMTDVHARTGGTVIALMEVDPANVHLYGCAAVEATDEEDVVRITGLVEKPDAADAPSNYAVIGRYVLHPAIFDILRETEPGRGGEIQLTDGLQKLAADETVGGPVHGVVFRGRRYDTGDRGDYLRAIVRLACEREDLGPEFRTWLHRYVTEEM, encoded by the coding sequence ATGACTCAGTTGCACCCTGTGATCAAGAAGGCCGTGATCCCGGCCGCAGGTCTCGGCACCCGCTTCCTTCCGGCGACGAAGGCGACGCCCAAGGAAATGCTCCCGGTCGTGGACAAGCCGGCCATCCAGTACGTCGTCGAGGAGGCCGTCTCGGCGGGCCTGGACGACGTTCTCATGATCACGGGGCGTAACAAGCGCGCACTCGAGGACCACTTCGACCGCAATTACGAGCTGGAATCGGCCCTCATCGCCAAGGGCGACGACGACCGGCTCAAGAAGGTCCAGGAGTCCAGCGACCTCGCCACCATGCACTACGTCCGCCAGGGCGACCCGCGCGGCCTCGGCCACGCCGTCCTGTGCGCCGAGCCGCACGTCGGCGACGAGCCCTTCGCCGTCCTGCTCGGCGACGACCTGATCGACCCCCGCGACCCGCTGCTGCGCCAGATGACCGACGTCCACGCCCGCACCGGCGGCACCGTCATCGCCCTCATGGAGGTCGACCCCGCCAACGTCCACCTCTACGGCTGCGCCGCCGTCGAGGCCACGGACGAGGAGGACGTCGTCCGGATCACCGGCCTCGTCGAGAAGCCGGACGCGGCGGACGCGCCCAGTAATTACGCGGTCATCGGACGCTATGTCCTGCACCCCGCGATCTTCGACATACTGCGGGAGACCGAGCCGGGCCGCGGCGGGGAGATCCAGCTCACCGACGGCCTGCAGAAGCTTGCCGCCGACGAGACCGTGGGCGGCCCGGTGCACGGCGTGGTCTTCCGGGGCCGCCGCTACGACACCGGAGACCGCGGCGACTACCTGCGGGCCATCGTCCGTCTCGCGTGCGAGCGTGAGGACCTGGGCCCGGAGTTCCGCACCTGGCTTCACCGTTACGTCACGGAGGAGATGTAG
- a CDS encoding FmdB family zinc ribbon protein, with protein MPTYQYQCTECGEGLEAVQKFTDDALTECPNCHGRLKKVFSAVGIVFKGSGFYRNDSRGASSSSTPASKPSTPAAPAASSTSAASSTSSSSSSSTSAA; from the coding sequence GTGCCGACCTACCAGTACCAGTGCACCGAGTGCGGTGAGGGCCTTGAGGCCGTGCAGAAGTTCACCGATGACGCACTGACCGAGTGCCCGAACTGCCACGGACGCCTGAAGAAGGTGTTCTCCGCGGTCGGCATCGTCTTCAAGGGATCCGGTTTCTACCGGAACGACAGCCGTGGCGCTTCGTCGAGCAGCACCCCTGCCTCGAAGCCGTCGACGCCTGCCGCCCCGGCCGCTTCGTCGACGTCCGCCGCGTCTTCGACGTCGAGCTCGAGCAGCAGCTCCACGTCGGCTGCCTGA
- a CDS encoding 5-formyltetrahydrofolate cyclo-ligase: MVWNPPNPSEKAGLRRELLAARRALSPAFLRTSALALSRSALELPELADAHTVAAYVSVGAEPGTRDLLDALRAAGKRVLLPVLLPDNDLDWAAYEGQGSLAGAAHPGRMRLLEPAGPRLGPDAVAGADAVLLPGLAVDGRGMRLGRGGGSYDRVLARLERAGAHPALVVLLYDEEVVARVPEEPHDHPVQAVATPSGVIRFTA; the protein is encoded by the coding sequence GTGGTATGGAACCCGCCGAACCCGTCCGAAAAGGCCGGGCTGCGCCGAGAACTCCTGGCCGCCCGCCGCGCCTTGTCCCCCGCATTCCTGCGTACGTCGGCCCTCGCGCTCTCCCGCTCCGCTCTTGAACTGCCCGAGCTGGCCGATGCGCACACCGTGGCCGCGTACGTCTCCGTCGGCGCCGAACCCGGCACCCGCGATCTGCTGGACGCCCTGCGCGCGGCCGGGAAGCGGGTGCTGCTGCCCGTCCTGCTGCCCGACAACGACCTCGACTGGGCGGCGTACGAAGGCCAAGGCAGCCTCGCCGGGGCCGCCCACCCCGGAAGGATGCGGCTGCTGGAGCCGGCCGGGCCCCGGCTCGGGCCGGACGCGGTCGCCGGCGCCGACGCCGTCCTGCTGCCGGGGCTGGCCGTGGACGGCCGCGGGATGCGCCTGGGGCGCGGCGGGGGCTCGTACGACCGGGTACTGGCGCGCCTGGAGCGCGCCGGGGCGCATCCCGCGCTGGTCGTGCTCCTCTACGACGAAGAGGTGGTCGCGCGGGTCCCGGAGGAACCGCACGACCACCCCGTTCAGGCGGTGGCCACCCCGTCGGGGGTGATCAGATTCACGGCTTGA
- a CDS encoding S-methyl-5'-thioadenosine phosphorylase — MANAEIGVIGGSGFYSFLEDVSEVRVDTPYGPPSDSLFFGELAGRQIAFLPRHGRSHKVPPHKINYRANLWALRSVGVRQVLGPCAVGGLRTEYGPGTLLVPDQLVDRTKSRAQTFFDGEPLPDGTVPNVVHTTFADPYCPVGRSVALAAARGRAWEPVDGGTMVVVEGPRFSTRAESKWHAAMGWSVVGMTGHPEAVLARELGLCYTSMALVTDLDAGAETGEGVSHTEVLKVFGENVDRLREVLFDAVAALPATESRACLCTHAHDGWDLGIELP, encoded by the coding sequence ATGGCTAACGCAGAGATCGGTGTCATCGGCGGCTCGGGGTTCTACTCCTTCCTGGAGGACGTCTCCGAGGTCCGGGTGGACACCCCGTACGGGCCCCCGAGCGACTCCCTCTTCTTCGGCGAGCTGGCCGGGCGGCAGATCGCCTTCCTCCCGCGCCACGGCCGCAGCCACAAGGTCCCGCCCCACAAGATCAACTACCGGGCCAACCTGTGGGCGCTGCGTTCGGTGGGCGTACGCCAGGTGCTCGGCCCGTGCGCGGTCGGCGGGCTGCGCACCGAGTACGGTCCGGGCACGCTGCTCGTCCCCGACCAGCTGGTCGACCGTACGAAGTCCCGCGCCCAGACCTTCTTCGACGGCGAGCCGCTGCCCGACGGCACCGTGCCGAACGTCGTGCACACCACCTTCGCCGACCCGTACTGCCCGGTGGGCCGCTCGGTGGCGCTGGCGGCGGCGCGGGGCCGGGCGTGGGAGCCCGTGGACGGCGGCACGATGGTCGTGGTCGAGGGCCCGCGCTTCTCGACGCGCGCCGAATCGAAGTGGCACGCGGCGATGGGCTGGTCGGTCGTCGGCATGACGGGCCACCCGGAGGCGGTCCTCGCGCGCGAGCTGGGGCTCTGCTACACGTCGATGGCGCTGGTCACCGACCTGGACGCGGGCGCGGAGACCGGTGAGGGCGTGTCCCACACGGAGGTCCTGAAGGTGTTCGGCGAGAACGTGGACCGTCTGCGCGAGGTCCTCTTCGACGCGGTGGCGGCGCTCCCGGCGACGGAGTCCCGCGCCTGCCTGTGCACCCACGCCCACGACGGCTGGGACCTGGGCATCGAACTCCCGTAA
- a CDS encoding MogA/MoaB family molybdenum cofactor biosynthesis protein — protein MRGLVVTASNRASAGVYADRGGPLLAEGLEKLGFTVDGPRVVPDGDPVEQALREGVAAGYDVILTTGGTGISPTDRTPDATARVLDYEIPGIPQAIRAEGLATVPTAALSRGLAGVAGHTLIVNLPGSTGGVRDGLAVLTRILPHAVDQIRGGDHPVPPGRSSGSPS, from the coding sequence CTGCGCGGGCTCGTGGTCACCGCCTCGAACCGCGCCTCGGCGGGCGTGTACGCCGACCGGGGCGGACCGCTGCTGGCCGAGGGGCTCGAGAAGCTCGGCTTCACGGTGGACGGCCCGCGGGTCGTCCCCGACGGGGATCCCGTCGAGCAGGCGCTGCGCGAGGGCGTGGCCGCCGGGTACGACGTCATCCTCACCACCGGCGGCACCGGCATCTCGCCGACCGACCGCACCCCGGACGCCACCGCGCGGGTGCTGGACTACGAGATCCCGGGCATCCCGCAGGCCATCCGGGCCGAGGGCCTGGCGACCGTGCCGACCGCGGCCCTGTCCCGGGGCCTGGCGGGCGTGGCGGGCCACACCCTGATCGTGAACCTGCCCGGCTCGACCGGGGGCGTCCGCGACGGCCTCGCGGTCCTCACGCGGATCCTGCCGCACGCCGTGGACCAGATCCGGGGCGGCGACCACCCCGTGCCCCCGGGCAGATCCTCCGGGAGCCCGAGCTGA